The DNA segment ACCCGGCGTCAGCCGGAGGACTCGCGGGGGACGAGGCGCACGGGCATGGAGCGGACGCCTGCGGTCGCGCGGCCGTGGATGGCGTGGGAGAGCTCCTCGGCGGCGGCGCGGCCGAGGGCCTCGAGCTGCATGTCGATGCTGGTGAGCGGGGGGCGGGCGGCCTCGACGAGGAGGTCCCAGTTGTCGAAGCCGACGACGGCGACGTCGCGCGGCACCGGGTGGCCGCTCTCGCGCAGGTGGTCGAGGGCGCCGCGGGCGATCTGGTCGCTCGCGCAGATGATGGCGTCGAGATCGGGGTGCGCGGCGAGCAGCGACTCGGCGCACTGCCGGCCCCAGCTCTCCGACCACTGGCCGTAGAGCACGTCGCCGCCGACCAGCGGGAGGCCCGCCTCCGTCAGCGCGCGCTCGACGCCGCGGGCGCGGTCGTGCGCGGCGGTGTAGCTGGGCTCGCCGTTGATCAGCGCGATGCGGGTGCGCCCTCGCTCGATCAGGTGGCGGGCCGCGAGCACGCCGGCGAGCGTGTTGTCGGGCGTGAACGAGGAGTCGCGCTCGTCCTCGGAGGGTGCGTAGGCGTAGACGACCGGGACGGGGATCGTCGCGGTGATCGACGGGCGCGGGTTGGTCGTCCGGCCGAGCACGACGATCCCGTCGACGCGCTTGGCCAGCAGGTTCTTGATGTGGTGCTGCTCGCGGATCGAGTCGCCGCGGGCGTCGCAGAGGAACACCGAGGTGGAGCCGGCGCCGAACGCGTCCTCGGCGCCGAGCAGCACGGGCAGCACGAAGCGGTTGTCGAGGTCGTTGGTGAGCATCCCGATGGTGCCGGTGCGGCGCGAGTTGAGGGCCTGCGCGAACGGGTTCGGGGTGAAGGAGAGCGCGGCGGCGGCGTCGAGCACCTTCTGGCGGGTCTCGGCGCGGACCTGGTCGCGGCCGTTCAGCGCCTTCGACGCGGTGGCGATCGAGACACCGGCCTCGCGGGCGACGTCGGTCAGCGTGATGGTGCCCGTGGGCTTGCGCGGCGCGATGACGTCCTCCTTCCGCGGGGCGCCGGTGCGCCCTGGACGATCCTCGCACAGGATCCCGCAAACCGAAAACACCGAAAACGTGACAACTCTTGACTCGACCTTCCCGCCGTGTCTACTTTGAATCCGCAGAAAGTAGTTTCGGTCCGGCGGTCGCCGGGACCGGCCAGCACCACCCGTCAACGACGAAGGGAACATCCGCGATGAAGAGGAAGCACACTCGGGGCCTCGCCGCCGCCGTCCTGCTCGGGACCGCAGCCGCAGCACTGACCGGCTGCGCGGGAGGCTCGGGAGGCGACTCCTCCGCCGCCGGCGGCACCTACACGTTCTGGGACCCGTACCCCCAGTTCGACGAGTCGTCCGACTGGGCGAAGCTCATCGACTCCTGCGGCACCGAGGCCGGCGTCACCGTCGAGCGCACCGGCTACGACACCACCGACCTGACCAACAAGGCGCTCCTCGCCGGGCAGCAGGGCAGCTCGCCGGACATCCTGCTCGTCGACAACCCGGTCGTCTCCACGCTCGCCGAGTCGGGGATCCTGACCACCACGGCCGAGAACGGCCTCGAGACCGGCGACATCGACGCCAACATCCTGGCAGCGGGCGAGGTCGGCGGCGACACCTTCGGCGTCCCGATCGGCGCGAACACGCTGGCGCTGTACTACAACAAGACCGTGCTGGC comes from the Rathayibacter festucae DSM 15932 genome and includes:
- a CDS encoding LacI family DNA-binding transcriptional regulator gives rise to the protein MFSVCGILCEDRPGRTGAPRKEDVIAPRKPTGTITLTDVAREAGVSIATASKALNGRDQVRAETRQKVLDAAAALSFTPNPFAQALNSRRTGTIGMLTNDLDNRFVLPVLLGAEDAFGAGSTSVFLCDARGDSIREQHHIKNLLAKRVDGIVVLGRTTNPRPSITATIPVPVVYAYAPSEDERDSSFTPDNTLAGVLAARHLIERGRTRIALINGEPSYTAAHDRARGVERALTEAGLPLVGGDVLYGQWSESWGRQCAESLLAAHPDLDAIICASDQIARGALDHLRESGHPVPRDVAVVGFDNWDLLVEAARPPLTSIDMQLEALGRAAAEELSHAIHGRATAGVRSMPVRLVPRESSG